AACACTGGCGCCAACAAGCAGCGTACCTTGTACGGGCACAGGGACCGAAGCACAGCAGGGATCATTCTCTACCGGATACAGCTACTCTTTCCAGACTGTAAATGGCTCTGATGTGGTAGTTACCATTACAATGCTTGATACAGATAAAGTAGGCGTAGTCGCTTACCTGTGGACACAGACACCATTCACTGAAGCGCCAATGCAAAATGCAGGTGGATTGACATTTACTAAAACGCTTACCGGCCAGACACCGGGTGCAACTATAGGACTTGCGGTTAAATTTGCCTATTCAGGAGGTTTATCTGCAACGGCATACATCCCTTACGTTGTAGGCCAGGACTGCGAGCTTCCTGAAGATACAGAAGCGCCTGCCAACTTTACTGCTACAGCAGGAACTATTACTTCTGATTCAGTTGAAATACTGCTTAATGGTACAGACAACTCAGGGACTGTAATCTATACGGTAACTTACGGTTCTGAAACAGTAACGGTTACAGGTACTTCCGGTGTAGCAACATCAGTAGTTATCGATGGCCTTGATCCTGAAACTGCTTATAGCTTTAACGTAGAAGCAGCTGACGAAGCAGGCAACGAAGCGGCTAACAATGCTATTGTAGTTGATGCTACAACGCTTATGATAGACAACGATGCCCCTGCTGACTTTACAGCTACTGTAGGAACGGTAACCGCAACTACTGTACAGATACTACTAAATGGTACTGACAATTCAGGTTCTGTAACGTACACTATAACATACAACGGACAGACTACGACAGTTACAGGCGTTTCGGGAGAACAGACAACAGTAACTATCAATGGCCTTTCTCCTGAAGCGGTTTATAGCTTTAGCGTAGTGGCGGCGGATGCAGCCGGTAACGTAGCTGCAAATAACCCGATCGTATTGGAAGCAACTACAATGGAAGATACCAACACAGAGTGTGCAGGTATGAGTTCATCGGCTCAGGATGGTGCTTTCTCTATCGGATACAACTACAGTTTTGAAACTGTTGGTAACGATGTAACGGCAACTTTCACGATGCTTGATACAGATAAAGTGGGCGTTGTAGCTTACCTGTGGCAGCAAACTCCGTTTACTGAGACTCCTATGACAAATACAGACGGCCTTACATTTACTGCTACAGTTACAGGACAGACTGCTGGTACCGACTTGGCTTTCGCAGTTAAATTTGCTTACGCAGGTGGACAGTCGGTTACAAATTACTATACTTATACAGTAGGGGAAGATTGTGGACTTGGCATTGAAACTCCGGAATTGGAAGCCGCTGTGAAGCTATATCCAAACCCTGCGAACAATGTTGTAAACATCGATTCACAGCTTTCGAACATCTCTAAGGTTGAGGTATACTCTGTACTCGGTACAAAGGTAATGGAGTCTGCAAATACCCAGCTTAATGTAGAAAACCTTTCTGACGGAATCTACATGGTAAAAATATATGCAGGAAATAAATCGGTGACTAAAAAACTGGTTGTTCAGTAATAACATGTAATTAAAGGCAGGGCAACTGTCCTGCCTTTACGCTACTATAGTAAATTAGTACCGGCATTTCAATTCAAACAGAGAGTAATTTTTCGTATGATAATTTTTGAAAAAAGACAGTCTTCGGGCTGTCTTTTTGTTTTTGGAATACGCATCTAAGGCACGCTTAATACTACTAAGAAGTAGGGTATGCCCCGCTCTGAAAAGTCTCTGACTTTGTGGAAGCGATGGCATATCTCTGATATGCTTAGAAAGATCGGGGACATTTAAAACAGCTACAAAGTCAGAGACTTTGCAGAGCATGGTAAAGAAGTACAGTAGGATATCCTGATACCCTTACATGAACTTTTTTATTTACAGGGTGCAGCAATTGAAGAAGGTGTCCCGGGAATTATTATTTCTGGTTCTTGTTGAAATACATCCTGAAATATTTCACCGGTACCCACAAAAAGCCATAACATTCGCCGTCATGCTTTTGCGTGTGCTTGTGGTGCTGCTTGTGGGCACGCCTGATGGCAAGCAAGTAAGGGTTTTTGGTGTTTTTGAGGAAGCTTATACGCTGGTGAATGAAAATATCATGCACGAAAAAATACGCCATTCCGTATAATGAAATGCCCATTCCGATGTAAAACAGGTAATTGTAATCCTGCATGGCCCCGAGGTACATCAGCACAATAGCGGGTGTCGCAAAGATCACAAAGAAATAATCATTGCGCTCAAGATTGCCTTTATTGGAGTGGTCATGGTGGTCCCTGTGCAATGACCATAATAAGCCATGCATTATATACTTATGGATTACCCATGTAAGGCCTTCCATTACAAAAAATACTATAAAGACTATAAGAAATCCCATTGCTTGCTACTTTTTACATTATTCTATGATGTCGTCTACCATTGATTTTAGCACTTCAGAGGTAATTGTTCCCCTGTTGGCCATGATAAATTTTTTATCTTCGTCTATATCGTCATTATATCCCAAAAATCCGGGGGCATTCAACTGCACCGAGAGCCTTACAAAACGTATCTCGATATTAAGCGGCTCAGCCGCTACCGCTGCTTCAATATTTTTTTTTCCTTTCCGGAACGTACCCAGTTTGCTCAACGGGTTAGGCGTATGCTTTGCCCAAATCGACCGGAAAGCCCCCAGATAGGCCAGAGATACAGCATCTTTACGGTTTTCAAGCAGGGCAATCATTTCCTTACAAACCGTTTTATCTCCCGGGGCGAGGCGGTAACTGTTCCTTACGGTATCCATTTCAGAAGGCATAATGCTTTTAGCTGAGAAAGAGCACAGCAAAAATAATGCGATCAGTGTCTTCATACAATAGCAACTTTATACTGTACATAGCTGCTCATCATCAGGGAGATCTTCTGGCTGTTAGGTATCCGTATCCTGCTGTTTAATATCTTATGGGCAGGTGTTTTCCGGATCTTCCTGAAAAGCGACAGGTAATACCTGTAAGCCAGGTATACCCCAAAGCGGGATGATGCCGGTAATTTCCTTATCCCTATCAGCGCTTCTGCAAATTCTTCCCTGATCTCCTGCTCAATGCTGCATTTTACTTCGTTATTGAAGGCTTCCATGTTCACGTTCGGAAAATAGGTTCGCCCCAGGACTGAGTAATCGTCTTTCATATCGCGAAGGAAATTCACCTTTTGGAACGCCGAGCCCAGCTTCATTGCAAAGGGCCTCAGCTCATCGTAGGCCGCTTTATCGCCTTCAACAAATACATGAAGGCACATAAGCCCTACTACTTCTGCCGACCCGAGTATGTATTCCTGGTAAAGCTCTTTATTGTAGGAAACCGGGTCAAGGTCCATTTCCATGCTTTTCAGGAACTGGTCGATAAGGTCGCGCCCGATCTTATAGCGATGTACCGCATCCTGGAAGGAATTCATTATTGGGTTAAGTGAAATCTTCTCATCCAGCGCCTCGGTTGTCTGTTGCCTGAAACGCTGCAGCAGTTCGCGTTTGTTGTAGCCGTGAAAGCTGTCCACGATCTCGTCGGCCAGGCGTACAAACCCGTAAATAGCATAGATGGCAGGCCTTAGTTCCGCGCCCAGCGCCATAATCCCCATCGAAAAGCTGGTAGAGTATTTTCGTGTGGTAGCTTTGCTCACATGGTGCGATAGTTCATCATACAACTTTTTCATAACGGGATGGTATATTTTTATTAATCTCTTTTGCTACTATTTTTCCTGAAATTATTGATGGCGGGACACCCGGCCCCGGCACAGTTAGCTGACCTGTATAATACAGGTTGTCCAGCTTTTTGTTCCTTATGGAAGGCTTTAGCACCGCAGTTTGCCGCAGCGTGTTGGCCAGTCCGTAGGCATTGCCTTTATAGGCGTTATAATCCTGGGTGAAATCGCTTACACAATAGCTTCGCTGGTAATCGATTTTTGACCTGAGGTTTTTGATGCCGGAAATTTTCTCCATTTCCTCTATCATTTTGCCCAGGTATTTTTCGCGCAGCGCTTCGCCATCTTCAATGCCTATAGCTAATGGCAACAGCAGGAAGACATTTTCATGGCCTTTGGGCGCCACCATATCATCGGTTTTAGAAGGGCAGCAGGCATAGAAAAGCGGATCTTCCGGCCACTCTTTTGTTTTATAAATGGCATCGATGTGCGTGTCGA
Above is a genomic segment from Flavobacterium album containing:
- a CDS encoding fibronectin type III domain-containing protein, which codes for MNNNYQKCIKVLSLLICVVFAQYSGFSKTTNLNNTITTVDDACSGTSNVASQGSFSTGYSYQFQTVGNSVTITATLLDTDKVGVVAYIWQQTPFVETPMPTTGGLTFAQTITGQTPGATIHYAVKFAYSGGMSVTQYLSYVVGENCGGGGSTDTVAPTDFTAAVGTIGSNSVQFLLNGSDDSGSVIYTITYGSSTATTTGTSGSQQAFVVNNLNADTAYTFSITATDAAGNAAANNPIVLQATTLEAVENTPCAGTSNAAAEGTFSTGYTYSFQTTGNSVTATFQLLDTDKVGVVAYLWQQTPFVEWPMTASPGLTFTKTVTDLTPGTVVSFGVKFAYAGGLSRTLYYSYTVGDNCTGTVDTEAPTAFTATVGTITPTSVQFLLNGTDDSGSLIYTISYNGTSVNLSGNSGSQQAYVLNGLDADTIYNFTVTAADLAGNMAANNPISLTATTLAPTSSVPCTGTGTEAQQGSFSTGYSYSFQTVNGSDVVVTITMLDTDKVGVVAYLWTQTPFTEAPMQNAGGLTFTKTLTGQTPGATIGLAVKFAYSGGLSATAYIPYVVGQDCELPEDTEAPANFTATAGTITSDSVEILLNGTDNSGTVIYTVTYGSETVTVTGTSGVATSVVIDGLDPETAYSFNVEAADEAGNEAANNAIVVDATTLMIDNDAPADFTATVGTVTATTVQILLNGTDNSGSVTYTITYNGQTTTVTGVSGEQTTVTINGLSPEAVYSFSVVAADAAGNVAANNPIVLEATTMEDTNTECAGMSSSAQDGAFSIGYNYSFETVGNDVTATFTMLDTDKVGVVAYLWQQTPFTETPMTNTDGLTFTATVTGQTAGTDLAFAVKFAYAGGQSVTNYYTYTVGEDCGLGIETPELEAAVKLYPNPANNVVNIDSQLSNISKVEVYSVLGTKVMESANTQLNVENLSDGIYMVKIYAGNKSVTKKLVVQ
- a CDS encoding sterol desaturase family protein translates to MGFLIVFIVFFVMEGLTWVIHKYIMHGLLWSLHRDHHDHSNKGNLERNDYFFVIFATPAIVLMYLGAMQDYNYLFYIGMGISLYGMAYFFVHDIFIHQRISFLKNTKNPYLLAIRRAHKQHHKHTQKHDGECYGFLWVPVKYFRMYFNKNQK
- a CDS encoding phytoene/squalene synthase family protein; the encoded protein is MKKLYDELSHHVSKATTRKYSTSFSMGIMALGAELRPAIYAIYGFVRLADEIVDSFHGYNKRELLQRFRQQTTEALDEKISLNPIMNSFQDAVHRYKIGRDLIDQFLKSMEMDLDPVSYNKELYQEYILGSAEVVGLMCLHVFVEGDKAAYDELRPFAMKLGSAFQKVNFLRDMKDDYSVLGRTYFPNVNMEAFNNEVKCSIEQEIREEFAEALIGIRKLPASSRFGVYLAYRYYLSLFRKIRKTPAHKILNSRIRIPNSQKISLMMSSYVQYKVAIV